From Butyricimonas paravirosa, one genomic window encodes:
- a CDS encoding PASTA domain-containing protein → MGFFKKGHIIVLLINIAVACIVLFLIGYIVLNRLEKYTNHGYYITVPELRGLTPDEAEPFAKEKNLQILVIDSIYDNNAKPGTIVEQFPSPNAHVKNNRAIQLTINANAPEKIIFPNLRNVAFRQSLQRLKNLGLNVGRIEYVPSNFKNLVLDFKYEGNIIEPNSLIQKGETVDIVLGNGNTSNDQVAIPSLVGKTLAEAKAMLLRAFLNVGEIQPDNTVKTEADQSTAIIYQQEPEFEENMTMKMGGDITLYLTKDKEKIMALDSLSIEELQP, encoded by the coding sequence ATGGGTTTCTTTAAAAAAGGACATATCATCGTGTTATTGATCAACATAGCCGTAGCCTGCATCGTGTTGTTCCTGATCGGGTACATCGTGTTGAATCGATTGGAGAAATACACGAATCATGGTTACTATATTACTGTTCCCGAACTCCGGGGACTCACTCCCGACGAGGCGGAACCTTTCGCCAAAGAGAAGAATTTGCAAATCCTTGTCATCGATTCTATCTATGACAATAATGCCAAACCGGGAACTATCGTAGAACAATTCCCGTCACCGAATGCTCACGTGAAGAACAACCGGGCCATTCAACTGACCATCAACGCCAATGCCCCGGAAAAAATCATTTTCCCGAACCTTCGCAACGTGGCCTTCCGTCAATCCTTGCAACGATTGAAGAACTTGGGACTCAACGTTGGAAGAATCGAATACGTTCCTTCCAACTTCAAAAACCTAGTACTTGATTTCAAATACGAGGGCAACATCATCGAACCCAATAGTTTGATACAAAAAGGAGAAACGGTGGATATTGTACTCGGGAACGGGAATACGTCCAATGACCAAGTAGCCATCCCATCGTTAGTGGGGAAGACACTGGCAGAGGCAAAAGCCATGCTATTGCGGGCATTCTTAAACGTGGGTGAAATCCAACCCGACAACACGGTCAAAACCGAGGCGGACCAATCCACGGCAATTATATACCAGCAAGAGCCTGAATTCGAAGAGAACATGACGATGAAGATGGGGGGAGACATCACGCTCTACCTCACGAAAGATAAAGAAAAAATAATGGCACTGGACTCCCTGTCCATTGAGGAGCTACAACCATGA
- a CDS encoding LysM peptidoglycan-binding domain-containing protein, which yields MVRFILVFLLLGLTGYVGAQEIKIEKSTEKIVYQGKSYYLHTVKAKETLFSICKAYGVSVDEVKALNDKSDNALSIGDVLRIPVVEPFKSIDDKFYYHRMKPKETLYSLSRKFNIKMKRILKDNPEYDVSRPIAEGAVVKLALRQIDRTVLEAELRWEKRQAKEVQQARREEMEKHEESHPNTFPPARDSLEGMVQQVVGDTVFIIPEVAHEQRHVKVALMLPLYVKENKLPLSEEEIPVDTLGVNIRNERWRLSSRTEPFLQFYQGVLMAVDSLKRQGYTIDLHVYDTERDPNTVQRLVGELNLLSPDLIIGPVYANTYKVVAEQLGNRTIPMIFPLSSRGGDLVRFPNFVQLNTSTVSLVEEMADWIVANGTQAHLINIIPDGGVRTGEESRLTDLVRSRLQANGMEDMTNCQWRPQMHLDSLRKIMRPGMENMILFPTINEAAASRTLPVLSALADQFRITVIGFPDWLKFTSIDEEVLFKLNVKMMANSYVDYQGDVAKEFSAKHRDYFYSEPSNVVNRAFDIVMCFIPLVDMERGNTLNVLREKDISGAFTRFRFHPVNGFGGLENRGLFLINYGRNFEIIVKPVVK from the coding sequence ATGGTAAGATTCATTTTAGTATTCCTGTTGCTGGGTTTGACGGGTTATGTCGGGGCGCAGGAAATCAAGATAGAGAAATCGACAGAGAAAATCGTGTATCAGGGAAAGTCCTATTATCTCCATACGGTGAAAGCCAAGGAAACGCTTTTTTCCATATGTAAGGCTTACGGTGTCTCCGTGGATGAAGTGAAAGCATTAAATGATAAGAGTGACAATGCTCTTTCGATTGGGGACGTGTTGAGAATTCCTGTGGTCGAACCCTTTAAATCTATTGATGATAAGTTTTATTATCACCGGATGAAACCGAAAGAGACGCTATATTCTCTTTCCCGGAAGTTTAATATCAAGATGAAACGAATTCTGAAAGATAATCCGGAGTACGACGTGAGCCGACCGATCGCGGAAGGTGCTGTCGTGAAATTGGCATTGAGGCAGATTGATCGGACTGTGTTGGAGGCTGAATTACGTTGGGAAAAACGTCAGGCGAAAGAGGTTCAACAAGCTCGGCGTGAAGAGATGGAAAAACATGAGGAAAGTCATCCGAATACTTTCCCGCCTGCCCGCGATTCATTGGAAGGAATGGTGCAGCAGGTTGTGGGTGATACCGTGTTTATTATTCCTGAAGTTGCTCATGAGCAACGCCACGTGAAAGTTGCTCTTATGTTGCCTTTGTACGTGAAGGAAAACAAGTTGCCCTTATCTGAGGAGGAAATTCCGGTGGACACGCTGGGTGTGAATATACGGAACGAGCGTTGGCGTTTATCTTCTCGCACGGAACCTTTCCTGCAATTTTATCAGGGGGTATTGATGGCCGTGGATAGTTTGAAACGGCAGGGATACACGATCGATTTGCATGTTTATGACACGGAACGTGATCCCAATACCGTGCAACGTTTGGTAGGGGAATTGAATTTGTTATCTCCGGATTTGATTATTGGTCCCGTGTACGCGAACACGTATAAGGTGGTTGCCGAACAGCTAGGAAACCGGACGATTCCGATGATTTTTCCGCTTTCTTCACGGGGAGGAGATTTAGTCCGTTTCCCGAATTTCGTGCAGTTGAATACGTCTACGGTTTCTCTGGTAGAAGAGATGGCGGACTGGATTGTCGCGAACGGTACGCAAGCTCATCTGATAAATATCATTCCCGATGGGGGAGTTCGCACCGGGGAAGAGAGTCGTTTGACAGATCTGGTACGGAGTCGCTTACAGGCGAACGGGATGGAAGATATGACGAATTGTCAATGGCGACCTCAAATGCATTTGGATTCATTACGCAAGATTATGAGGCCGGGAATGGAAAATATGATCTTGTTTCCAACTATAAATGAAGCGGCGGCCAGTCGGACGTTGCCCGTGTTGTCTGCACTGGCAGATCAGTTCCGGATCACGGTAATTGGTTTCCCCGATTGGTTGAAATTTACTTCTATCGACGAGGAAGTGTTGTTTAAGTTGAACGTGAAGATGATGGCGAATAGTTACGTGGATTATCAAGGTGATGTGGCTAAAGAGTTTTCCGCGAAACACCGGGATTATTTTTATTCGGAGCCAAGTAATGTGGTGAACCGGGCGTTTGACATTGTTATGTGCTTTATCCCTTTGGTCGACATGGAACGTGGAAACACCTTGAACGTGTTGCGGGAAAAGGATATAAGCGGGGCATTTACCCGTTTCCGGTTTCATCCGGTGAATGGATTTGGTGGTTTGGAGAATCGGGGGCTGTTCTTGATTAACTATGGTCGGAATTTCGAGATTATCGTGAAACCGGTAGTCAAATAA
- a CDS encoding RelA/SpoT family protein, whose translation MAETTTYITVQQKYRSLLKSCKNLISTEDIRLVRKAFDTAMSSEANSRAVTEKDIHRLLDTGLIITSEIGLGRTSIICLMLHRAIESGTLKLEQIKTVFGEKVAQILAGLRDISHIYATHRVVDSENFRKLLLSFAEDVRVQLIFLAEKLYDLRHAETLLPEQQRELARETSYIYIPFAHRLGLYNIKSEMEDLALRYGEPEVYKEISLKLEGTREAREKYINEFIAPIVEEFNNRGIKFKVKWRTKTIASILNKMRKKQVEFEEIYDIFAVRFILDSRGPEEKADCWRAYSIVADKYTPNPQRLRDWISVPKSNGYESLQTTVLGPNNRWVEVQIRTERMDEIAEKGFAAHWKYKGGTADKAIEEWLTELREILESSEVGAVDMLDDIKINLQDKEVHVFTPAGDLKTLPAGATLLDFAYAIHTAVGSRCVGGKVNQRNETLRYVLKNGDQVSILTSNNQQPNADWLNIATTSKARNKIRQFLTEDSRAQATLGKEMLARRFKNWKLELTDEVIHRLQQHYKYKFAIDLYQAIAEEKLDMAEIKEFITRPKEEERTVATPREEVQVTPSRPISEDVLLIDRNVDNVVYKFARCCNPVFGDDILGFVSIGEGIKIHRTQCKNALDLQRRYPYRIVQAAWTNAGATSYQTVLSIVGREDAGMVTKITEVIAKDPKITLRGLSINSSEGLFDGQITVLVSDTEHLSQLISRLKRIQGVMRVYRHDSVKE comes from the coding sequence ATGGCAGAAACTACGACATACATTACTGTACAACAAAAATATAGATCTTTATTAAAGTCATGTAAGAACTTGATTTCAACCGAGGATATTCGTCTCGTGCGAAAAGCTTTCGACACGGCAATGAGCAGCGAGGCAAATTCACGAGCGGTTACCGAGAAAGATATTCATCGTTTGTTGGATACCGGATTAATTATCACGTCCGAGATCGGGTTGGGGAGGACTTCTATTATTTGTTTGATGTTGCATCGGGCAATAGAGTCCGGAACGTTGAAATTGGAACAGATAAAAACGGTATTTGGAGAGAAAGTAGCCCAGATATTAGCCGGTTTACGGGATATAAGCCATATCTACGCTACTCACCGGGTGGTGGATTCCGAAAATTTCCGGAAATTACTACTGAGTTTTGCTGAAGATGTACGGGTGCAGTTGATTTTTCTGGCGGAAAAATTGTATGATTTACGACATGCCGAGACTTTACTTCCGGAACAACAACGGGAGTTAGCCCGGGAAACCAGTTATATCTACATTCCTTTTGCCCATCGTTTAGGTTTGTATAATATCAAATCGGAGATGGAGGACCTCGCTTTGCGTTACGGGGAGCCTGAGGTGTACAAGGAGATTTCTTTGAAGCTGGAAGGAACACGGGAGGCCCGTGAAAAATATATCAACGAGTTTATTGCCCCTATCGTGGAAGAATTCAATAACCGGGGAATTAAATTCAAGGTGAAATGGCGTACCAAGACGATCGCTTCGATCTTGAACAAGATGCGGAAGAAACAGGTGGAGTTCGAGGAAATCTATGACATATTCGCGGTTCGTTTTATACTGGATAGCAGGGGGCCGGAAGAGAAGGCCGATTGTTGGAGGGCATATTCGATCGTGGCCGACAAGTACACGCCTAACCCGCAGCGATTGCGGGATTGGATTTCAGTGCCTAAATCCAATGGTTATGAATCATTGCAGACCACCGTTCTCGGACCTAATAACCGATGGGTGGAAGTGCAGATTCGTACGGAACGGATGGATGAGATTGCAGAAAAGGGATTCGCGGCTCACTGGAAGTACAAGGGGGGAACGGCGGATAAGGCGATCGAGGAGTGGCTGACTGAGTTACGAGAGATATTGGAGAGTTCGGAAGTCGGAGCCGTGGATATGCTGGACGATATTAAAATTAACCTGCAAGATAAGGAGGTACACGTGTTTACCCCGGCGGGAGATTTGAAGACTTTACCGGCGGGTGCGACGTTACTTGACTTTGCTTATGCTATCCACACGGCCGTGGGATCCCGTTGTGTAGGAGGAAAGGTAAACCAACGTAACGAGACCTTGCGCTATGTGTTGAAGAACGGGGATCAGGTATCCATCCTAACCTCGAATAATCAACAGCCGAATGCCGACTGGCTGAATATTGCCACAACTTCGAAAGCTCGTAACAAGATTCGTCAGTTTCTCACCGAAGATTCGCGGGCTCAGGCCACGCTGGGTAAGGAAATGTTGGCTCGTCGGTTTAAGAATTGGAAGTTAGAGTTGACGGACGAGGTGATTCATCGTTTGCAACAACATTATAAATACAAGTTTGCTATCGATCTTTACCAGGCGATTGCCGAGGAAAAGTTGGATATGGCGGAGATCAAGGAGTTCATTACTCGCCCGAAAGAAGAGGAACGTACGGTTGCTACCCCAAGAGAAGAGGTGCAGGTTACCCCGTCCCGCCCGATTAGTGAAGATGTGTTGTTGATCGACCGGAACGTGGATAACGTGGTGTACAAGTTCGCCCGTTGCTGTAACCCGGTATTCGGGGATGATATTCTGGGATTCGTTTCTATTGGTGAGGGGATTAAGATTCACCGGACCCAGTGTAAGAATGCTCTTGATTTGCAGCGTCGCTACCCGTACCGAATCGTGCAGGCGGCTTGGACGAATGCCGGGGCAACTTCTTACCAGACGGTGTTGAGTATCGTGGGGCGTGAAGATGCGGGAATGGTGACCAAGATTACCGAGGTGATAGCGAAGGACCCGAAGATCACGTTACGGGGATTGTCCATTAATTCGAGCGAGGGATTATTTGATGGGCAAATCACCGTGTTGGTTAGTGATACGGAACATTTGTCACAACTGATTTCCCGGTTGAAACGTATACAGGGGGTCATGCGGGTATATCGTCATGATTCTGTGAAAGAGTAG
- a CDS encoding RNA polymerase sigma factor, translated as MSEQDEVKWLQGLRVGDDRAFKVLFEKYYASLCAFATNFVNDPDVAEDIVQEIFFKLYTDKPAFDVVVALKSYLYLVTKNQCLNYLKHARIEQEYMSFLKERETTTFFFNQIVEQELLALLSEAIQDLPEQTGQVFQLVMEGFDNAEIAEKLNLSIDSVKSHKKRGKQLLKSRLGDITAILLFLSNC; from the coding sequence ATGTCGGAACAGGATGAGGTAAAATGGTTACAGGGATTAAGAGTTGGGGATGACCGGGCTTTTAAAGTCCTGTTTGAAAAGTATTATGCCTCACTCTGTGCATTTGCCACTAATTTCGTGAATGACCCGGACGTGGCGGAAGATATTGTACAGGAGATATTTTTCAAATTATACACGGATAAACCGGCTTTTGATGTCGTGGTGGCCTTAAAATCTTACTTGTATCTGGTCACCAAGAATCAATGTCTGAATTATTTGAAACATGCCCGGATCGAGCAGGAGTATATGTCTTTCTTGAAGGAACGGGAAACAACGACCTTCTTTTTTAACCAGATCGTGGAGCAGGAGTTACTGGCCTTGTTGTCAGAGGCTATTCAGGATTTACCGGAACAGACGGGACAAGTGTTCCAACTGGTGATGGAAGGTTTCGATAATGCGGAAATTGCGGAGAAACTGAATCTCTCCATAGATTCGGTAAAGTCACATAAAAAGCGTGGAAAACAATTATTGAAGAGTCGGTTAGGAGATATAACGGCTATCCTTTTATTCCTGTCGAATTGCTGA
- a CDS encoding zinc-dependent metalloprotease → MKKGFVLLLVSLFLIPYLGSSYASDRKKKKKAPIEQKNVTPKKPISKYEKLFKGKQHQAFPGKFATIHRVGDKIYLEYPLKYMGRDLLIALTPSATSDPSLVNVGYKNKGLKHVRFVLKDSMIFMNDCSTYTTYDDTEEMKETAALNFMDVRKQKFKLETYNRDSTAVIFEAGKIFLDDAQSPIGGSYKGLPITGKVKAELSTIGKIKSFDDNISVETENVYSCSAKQMFSTFMLGEVLVKTVKTMFLLPEEKMKPRISDPRIGIFLTGKQNISLKEGSKNYSYANRWRLEPKDMQAWERGELVEPVKPIVFYLDNTFPENWKTALRKGTLDWNKAFEAIGFKNAVQVKDFPKDDPNFDPDNLKYSCIRYCPAGVANAMGPSWVDPTTGEIVNASVIIYNDIIKLITQWRFVQTAQVDESVRGKELPADVLYEALVYVVAHEVGHTLGLMHNMAASHAYPVDSLRNATFTHKYGTTPSIMDYARFNYVAQPGDKGLKLTPPDLGVYDYYAIKWLYSPIAGNKSVKEEAEIIQQWVDEKAGDPLYRYGQQQLYSTYDPSALTEDLGNDPIKASNYGIKNLKYILPNVNQWISDDDFSEYRLTLYSQILNQYYRYISNVLCQVGGIYLNPAKEGTPVERYQPVARNIQKASMLWTIKQLRESDWLNEKALEQKIFAPKYSLLLQSTAAKTLFNLGANVTLTAHLSKDPYTIKDYYDDLYSGIWKPTMQGKKLTNGDKLLQRMCVSTITTNVRKVTNPKEFADNSEVIDPSIALSIDEIIRYGMDQTGFIRRFRDQFQAFEIEHGQGLIANQIARETISAISPYTWQKPVNISTIDESLGYNTAMLNKIQKLVESRIANANTADKAHYQGILLQIKTLSK, encoded by the coding sequence ATGAAAAAAGGATTTGTATTGTTACTTGTATCACTGTTTCTGATTCCATACCTAGGCTCATCTTACGCCTCTGACAGAAAGAAAAAGAAAAAAGCCCCCATAGAACAAAAAAATGTAACCCCTAAAAAGCCCATATCCAAATACGAAAAACTGTTTAAAGGGAAACAACATCAAGCCTTCCCTGGTAAATTCGCCACGATTCACCGGGTTGGAGACAAAATCTATCTGGAGTACCCGTTAAAATACATGGGACGAGATCTGTTAATCGCCCTAACACCATCTGCCACGAGTGATCCCTCTCTGGTTAACGTGGGGTACAAAAACAAAGGCCTGAAACACGTTCGCTTTGTATTGAAAGACAGTATGATCTTCATGAACGATTGTTCCACGTATACCACCTACGATGATACAGAAGAGATGAAAGAAACTGCCGCATTGAATTTTATGGATGTACGGAAACAGAAATTCAAACTGGAAACCTACAACCGGGACAGCACGGCTGTTATTTTCGAGGCCGGAAAGATTTTTTTAGATGATGCCCAAAGTCCGATCGGGGGATCATACAAAGGTTTACCTATCACGGGAAAGGTGAAGGCGGAACTATCAACCATTGGAAAAATCAAATCGTTCGATGACAATATCTCTGTCGAGACTGAAAATGTATACAGTTGCTCGGCTAAACAGATGTTTTCCACGTTTATGCTCGGAGAGGTTTTAGTAAAAACGGTAAAAACGATGTTCTTATTGCCGGAAGAAAAAATGAAACCAAGAATCTCTGATCCTCGTATCGGTATATTCTTGACCGGGAAACAAAATATCTCTTTGAAAGAAGGTTCTAAAAATTACTCCTATGCCAACCGGTGGCGCTTGGAACCCAAAGATATGCAAGCATGGGAACGAGGGGAATTAGTAGAACCAGTGAAACCTATCGTGTTCTATCTGGACAACACGTTTCCGGAAAACTGGAAAACAGCCTTAAGAAAAGGGACTTTGGATTGGAACAAGGCGTTCGAGGCGATCGGTTTCAAAAATGCGGTACAAGTGAAAGATTTTCCCAAAGATGATCCTAATTTTGATCCCGATAACCTGAAATATTCCTGCATCCGCTATTGTCCTGCGGGGGTTGCAAATGCTATGGGGCCCAGCTGGGTCGATCCGACCACGGGAGAAATCGTGAATGCCTCGGTAATCATCTATAATGATATTATCAAGTTAATCACACAGTGGCGTTTTGTACAAACGGCCCAAGTTGATGAGTCTGTTCGTGGGAAAGAGTTACCGGCTGATGTTTTATACGAGGCCCTTGTCTACGTTGTCGCTCATGAAGTGGGACACACGCTTGGACTGATGCACAACATGGCTGCCTCTCACGCCTACCCTGTTGATTCTTTACGCAACGCAACATTCACACACAAATACGGGACAACCCCGTCTATCATGGATTATGCCCGATTCAATTATGTTGCACAACCCGGAGACAAAGGGTTAAAATTAACGCCTCCCGATCTCGGTGTTTATGACTACTATGCGATTAAATGGCTATACTCTCCCATTGCAGGAAACAAAAGCGTAAAAGAAGAAGCAGAAATCATCCAGCAATGGGTAGACGAAAAAGCCGGAGATCCCTTATACCGCTATGGACAACAACAACTTTACAGCACGTATGACCCAAGTGCTTTAACGGAAGATCTCGGAAACGATCCGATCAAGGCAAGTAACTACGGGATTAAAAACTTGAAATACATTCTTCCTAACGTGAATCAATGGATTTCTGACGATGATTTCTCAGAGTATAGGCTAACCCTATATTCTCAAATATTGAACCAATACTATCGCTATATTTCCAACGTGTTATGTCAAGTTGGCGGAATATACTTAAATCCGGCAAAAGAAGGCACACCCGTGGAACGTTATCAACCGGTTGCCCGCAACATCCAAAAAGCCTCCATGCTATGGACCATTAAACAGTTGCGTGAAAGTGACTGGTTAAATGAAAAAGCCCTGGAACAAAAAATATTTGCTCCTAAATATTCCCTGTTACTGCAAAGTACAGCAGCCAAAACGTTATTTAATCTAGGAGCGAACGTAACGCTTACAGCCCATTTGTCCAAAGATCCTTACACCATAAAAGATTACTACGATGATTTGTACTCCGGAATTTGGAAACCTACAATGCAAGGGAAAAAATTAACCAACGGGGATAAGTTATTACAACGTATGTGTGTCAGCACAATCACGACAAATGTTCGTAAAGTCACGAACCCGAAAGAATTTGCAGATAACTCCGAGGTTATTGACCCTTCTATTGCTTTGTCTATCGATGAAATCATCCGGTACGGGATGGATCAGACCGGATTCATCCGTCGTTTCCGGGATCAGTTCCAAGCATTCGAAATCGAACACGGACAAGGTTTAATAGCAAATCAGATTGCACGGGAAACCATTTCCGCAATCTCTCCCTACACTTGGCAAAAACCAGTAAATATTAGTACGATAGACGAATCTTTAGGTTATAACACCGCCATGCTGAATAAGATTCAAAAATTAGTAGAAAGCCGTATCGCTAATGCAAATACAGCCGACAAAGCCCATTATCAAGGTATTTTACTTCAAATAAAAACACTCTCAAAATAA
- a CDS encoding thioredoxin family protein: MKNIILTAILLIASFTVFSQKGVNFEDLTFNEALAKAKAENKLVFMDCCTRWCGACIQIAKNLFPLESVGKLLNENFICLKYDMEKGEGPELGKRFNVNVYPTFLIIEQDGSIRHRFIGNTKEKVFIKRVKEGLDENTALKPLATKYNAGNREKDLLFQYAKNLIDLKDPSASNVVKDLFNVTTDKEKTSEEYWFIFKDEKICTQNSDVWKYLHEHRKEFYKTIGVKKVDSRIAAKLNHEMQTTISGENTKMNKKRLVEIGKEIKALDLATEKSLLASLAITKAAFTGDTGKLLSTCEKKLGQVQNGNQSTLIYYISAPFKKAPESQKTRWKELVKSL, from the coding sequence ATGAAAAATATCATTTTAACCGCAATATTATTAATTGCCAGTTTCACGGTATTCTCTCAGAAAGGCGTGAACTTCGAGGATCTCACGTTCAATGAAGCCTTGGCCAAAGCCAAAGCAGAAAATAAATTAGTTTTCATGGATTGTTGCACGAGATGGTGCGGGGCCTGTATCCAGATTGCAAAAAACCTGTTCCCACTAGAAAGTGTCGGAAAGCTTTTAAACGAAAACTTCATTTGCCTCAAATACGATATGGAGAAAGGAGAAGGACCGGAATTAGGTAAAAGATTTAATGTAAACGTTTATCCCACTTTCTTGATCATCGAGCAAGATGGAAGTATTCGCCATAGATTCATTGGTAACACCAAAGAAAAAGTGTTCATCAAACGAGTAAAAGAAGGGCTTGATGAAAATACGGCATTAAAACCTTTAGCAACCAAATACAATGCCGGGAATCGAGAAAAAGATCTCTTGTTCCAATACGCAAAAAATTTGATTGATTTAAAAGACCCATCGGCCTCAAACGTGGTCAAAGATTTATTTAATGTCACCACGGACAAAGAAAAAACATCCGAAGAATACTGGTTTATTTTCAAAGACGAAAAAATCTGTACTCAGAATTCTGATGTATGGAAATACTTGCATGAACATAGAAAGGAGTTTTACAAAACAATCGGGGTAAAAAAAGTAGATTCTCGTATAGCAGCCAAATTAAACCACGAAATGCAAACAACCATTTCCGGAGAAAATACAAAGATGAACAAAAAAAGACTGGTAGAAATTGGTAAAGAAATAAAAGCCTTGGATTTGGCAACAGAAAAGTCATTATTAGCTTCACTAGCCATCACCAAGGCAGCCTTCACGGGAGATACGGGTAAACTATTATCGACTTGTGAAAAGAAGTTAGGCCAAGTACAAAATGGAAATCAATCAACTTTAATTTACTATATATCCGCTCCTTTTAAAAAAGCTCCGGAATCTCAAAAAACTCGCTGGAAAGAACTTGTAAAGAGCTTGTAA
- a CDS encoding putative zinc-binding metallopeptidase: protein MKRLRIYIITLCCLCYMACAEDKEIGEIAPLSPDYTLPQGKSPADDRIVELHSQYGTYILYEYSQLDFVYGFSTSYSYLYTLPDPQYVGDMLDLLEKIWFQYYPQEFHKKYMPYKILLADSLILQQSGQLKLKYLNTGENVMAIGYCSDTLRKMSAATKLAFKNELHKQLWNIWTYSSMEFPDEFFKVSDYSSPASKDNTSENYARARGFIKNLSTVFNSEWSTASYLTDLKDYLKTDLYTFMLAMTTRTSEAWATDIAYPLVKKKYDILQEYFLEKYNINLKQIGDATYE, encoded by the coding sequence ATGAAAAGATTGAGAATATATATCATTACTCTTTGCTGTCTTTGCTACATGGCCTGTGCAGAAGACAAAGAAATCGGAGAAATTGCACCCCTATCTCCGGATTATACACTGCCACAAGGGAAATCTCCCGCTGACGACCGTATCGTGGAATTGCATAGCCAATATGGAACCTATATTCTGTACGAGTACTCGCAATTAGACTTTGTATATGGTTTTTCAACTAGTTACAGTTATTTATACACGTTGCCGGATCCTCAATACGTAGGAGATATGCTGGATTTACTGGAAAAAATCTGGTTCCAATACTATCCACAAGAATTCCATAAAAAATACATGCCTTATAAAATACTTTTGGCCGATTCGTTAATACTCCAACAATCCGGTCAACTCAAACTGAAGTACTTAAATACAGGAGAAAATGTAATGGCTATCGGTTACTGTTCGGACACATTGAGAAAAATGTCAGCGGCCACGAAACTGGCTTTTAAAAATGAATTACACAAACAACTTTGGAATATCTGGACCTATTCTTCCATGGAATTCCCGGATGAATTCTTTAAAGTAAGCGATTATTCAAGTCCTGCCAGTAAGGATAATACGTCAGAAAATTATGCTCGAGCCAGAGGGTTCATTAAAAACCTCTCAACGGTATTTAACTCGGAATGGAGTACCGCATCTTATTTAACAGATCTAAAAGACTATTTGAAAACGGATTTATACACATTCATGTTGGCCATGACCACCCGAACATCCGAAGCATGGGCTACAGATATAGCATATCCCTTAGTAAAAAAGAAATATGACATCTTACAAGAGTATTTCTTGGAAAAATACAACATCAATCTAAAACAAATCGGGGATGCCACTTACGAATAA